In the genome of Tautonia rosea, the window CAAGCACAGTGACGTCATTCAGAACAACGGTCAATCGGTCGCCTTTCATGGTGATCTGGAAGGCGTTCCATTCGCCGACGGGCTTGTCAGCCTGAGTCTTCGGCGTGACTCCGGCTCGGACCTCGGGGGGCATGGAGCGATCCATTCGGTAGCCGTAGACCTCTCCGGAACCGATCGGCCAGCACCAGATGTTCACCTGGCACTTGCTCGACCCTCGGAGGAAGACGCCAGAATCGGAATCCGGCAAGGCCAGGGACATTTCTTCGCCCTTGATGTCGCGGGCGTGGGTCCCGTCGGGCAGGACGTAGCGAACGTTCGGGTTGATGTTCGGGGTGTCGGTGATCTTCCACTCCAACTCCAGCACGAAATCGCCATACGATTCCTTGGAGACGAGATCCTTGACCCCTTCAGCCTCGCTCCGGGCGTCATAGTCGATCACTGGCCCGCCATCCACCTCGATCACCTTCCAGTGGCCACCGTCTCCCTCGGGGATGATCCAGTGGTCGAGGTCGCCATCCTTGAACAACCAGGTCC includes:
- a CDS encoding 3-keto-disaccharide hydrolase; the encoded protein is MRFSSSLFAAFAALAIVASPALSADDEGWTWLFKDGDLDHWIIPEGDGGHWKVIEVDGGPVIDYDARSEAEGVKDLVSKESYGDFVLELEWKITDTPNINPNVRYVLPDGTHARDIKGEEMSLALPDSDSGVFLRGSSKCQVNIWCWPIGSGEVYGYRMDRSMPPEVRAGVTPKTQADKPVGEWNAFQITMKGDRLTVVLNDVTVLDEAQLPGAPEEGPLSLQHHGGYRDGKYTGSPSIVQFRNIRIKPLD